From Gloeocapsopsis sp. IPPAS B-1203, one genomic window encodes:
- a CDS encoding TrkH family potassium uptake protein, whose product MTVSRSICFGFLAVITVGTILLMMPFSTSSGMWNNPIVALFTATSAVCVTGLAVEDTGTYFSFWGQLFLLILVQIGGLGYMTANTFLLLLLGRRFSLKDKIAIQQSLDRPGIHGSTQILRSIIALTAVMEITGILVLLPVFNADYGFTQGLWLAVFHSINSWNNAGFSLFPDSYIRYQFYLPLVIPVSALIILGGIGYPVIFEMYLWMRDRLLRKPYRTVFSLNFKVATSTTLALLVIGTIAFLFIELRNPETFGTVNFGNQLVLAWFQSVTTRTAGFNSIDIGRMTTAGLFLTIALMFIGASPGGTGGGIKTTTARVLANCTKAILQGKEDVEMYQRQVPISLILKAIGVVVGSTVTVILATILMSITDPAVNFIKILFEVVSAFATVGLSTGITASVSASGKLILIVTMFVGRVGILLLMAALLGDPRPRAIRYPEENLLVG is encoded by the coding sequence ATGACTGTTTCTCGCTCGATTTGCTTTGGGTTTCTTGCTGTCATTACCGTAGGAACTATTTTACTGATGATGCCGTTTTCTACCAGCAGTGGGATGTGGAATAACCCAATTGTTGCTCTATTTACTGCGACTTCTGCAGTATGTGTTACAGGATTAGCTGTGGAAGATACCGGAACCTATTTTTCTTTCTGGGGTCAACTTTTTTTACTAATATTGGTGCAGATCGGCGGACTTGGCTACATGACAGCCAACACCTTTCTTTTACTGCTACTAGGACGCAGATTTAGCCTCAAGGATAAAATTGCCATTCAGCAATCTTTAGATCGACCAGGAATTCACGGTAGTACGCAAATCTTGCGTTCAATTATTGCTTTAACAGCAGTTATGGAAATTACAGGAATCTTAGTGCTACTACCAGTATTTAATGCTGATTATGGATTTACTCAAGGTTTATGGTTAGCAGTTTTTCATAGTATTAATTCTTGGAATAATGCAGGTTTTAGTTTGTTTCCTGATAGTTATATCAGATATCAGTTTTATTTACCTCTAGTCATTCCAGTTTCTGCCTTAATTATTCTTGGTGGTATTGGCTACCCAGTCATTTTTGAAATGTATTTATGGATGCGCGATCGCCTCTTAAGAAAACCATATCGCACCGTTTTTTCATTAAACTTTAAAGTAGCCACAAGTACAACTTTAGCATTACTGGTTATTGGAACAATTGCTTTTTTATTTATTGAATTAAGAAATCCTGAAACTTTTGGCACGGTCAATTTTGGCAATCAACTAGTTTTAGCTTGGTTTCAATCAGTGACAACACGAACTGCAGGTTTTAATTCCATTGATATCGGTCGAATGACAACAGCAGGACTCTTTTTAACAATTGCTTTGATGTTTATAGGTGCAAGTCCTGGTGGTACTGGCGGTGGAATTAAAACAACAACAGCTAGAGTACTCGCAAATTGCACTAAAGCAATTTTACAAGGTAAAGAAGATGTAGAAATGTATCAGCGACAAGTTCCTATATCGTTAATATTAAAAGCTATTGGTGTTGTCGTTGGTTCAACAGTAACAGTGATTTTGGCAACAATTTTAATGTCTATTACAGATCCAGCAGTCAACTTTATCAAAATCCTTTTTGAAGTTGTTTCTGCCTTTGCAACAGTTGGACTTTCAACAGGAATCACTGCTAGTGTTTCTGCATCTGGTAAGCTAATTTTGATCGTCACAATGTTTGTCGGACGAGTCGGAATTTTACTACTAATGGCTGCTTTACTCGGAGATCCCCGCCCTCGCGCCATCCGCTACCCCGAAGAAAACCTCTTGGTAGGATAG
- a CDS encoding TrkA family potassium uptake protein: MNLSSLGFFRSLRQGNHQFAVIGLGRFGRAVCSTLYHLGYDVLATDIDEKRVSQVLTDQIAAHAVQLDSTQPTALREAGVFEFDTVIIAIGNYLEESIITTLNVKEGGVPHVVAKASSEVHYKLLQKVGADHVVFPEYEAGCALARSLTKPAILDRFDLDPDNSIVEIIVPDEFNGKTIAELKLRSRFGLNLIAVSHNGKFVINPEPNDRLEKGCAMVVIGSNRDINRLPI; the protein is encoded by the coding sequence GTGAATCTATCTTCTTTAGGTTTTTTCCGCAGTCTACGCCAAGGTAATCATCAATTTGCAGTTATTGGGCTAGGACGATTTGGCAGAGCGGTATGTTCGACACTATATCATCTAGGTTACGATGTGTTGGCAACAGATATTGACGAAAAAAGAGTTTCCCAGGTTTTGACAGATCAAATTGCTGCTCATGCAGTTCAACTTGATTCAACTCAGCCTACAGCACTAAGAGAAGCGGGAGTTTTTGAGTTTGATACGGTGATTATTGCGATTGGTAACTATCTTGAGGAGAGCATAATTACTACGTTAAACGTGAAAGAAGGCGGAGTTCCTCACGTCGTTGCTAAAGCTTCTTCCGAAGTTCATTATAAGTTATTACAAAAAGTAGGAGCAGATCACGTTGTCTTTCCAGAATATGAAGCAGGATGTGCATTAGCGCGATCGCTAACGAAACCAGCAATTTTAGATCGCTTTGATCTTGACCCAGATAATAGCATTGTGGAAATTATCGTACCCGATGAATTTAACGGCAAAACAATTGCTGAATTGAAACTCCGCAGTCGCTTTGGTTTGAATTTGATTGCCGTCAGTCACAATGGTAAGTTTGTGATTAATCCTGAACCAAACGATCGCCTAGAAAAAGGATGCGCAATGGTTGTGATTGGCTCAAATCGAGATATCAATCGATTACCTATATAA